From one Lycium ferocissimum isolate CSIRO_LF1 chromosome 7, AGI_CSIRO_Lferr_CH_V1, whole genome shotgun sequence genomic stretch:
- the LOC132063676 gene encoding ethylene-responsive transcription factor WRI1-like isoform X2 → MISSLSLATLTKTPLCGLVYLGAYDSEEAAARTYDLAALKYWGPATTLNFPMETYSKELEEMQRLSKEEYLASLRRMSSGFSRGVSKYRGVARHHHNGRWEARIGRVFGNKYLYLGTYSTQEEAAAAYDMAAIEYRGPNAVTNFDISRYADKLRKLREPDMLTKEENTDSSAEVQSNEVIEQHQLPLQQEENQLSFQQEELAAEPIGVPKLEFTRPLDSDEVTQPKVLKLEFAPSVDSAADKLKAKDREEEDDNPWNMYLDDTFDSFPIPDFSLDKPSDLMDLFNNSSFDFNFYEESSENEFNLDVFSDSMIIDVIEANNEEVRKNPTNSPTSSSSVSRTPSISSDMKDVGGLASSAM, encoded by the exons ATGATCTCCTCTCTGTCACTTGCAACGTTAACAAAAACGCCTCTTTGCGGCTTAGTTTATTTGG GAGCTTATGATAGTGAAGAAGCTGCTGCCAGAACTTATGATCTTGCGGCTCTTAAGTACTGGGGTCCCGCAACTACACTTAATTTTCCG ATGGAAACATATAGCAAAGAGCTTGAAGAAATGCAGAGGCTATCAAAGGAAGAGTACTTGGCTTCATTAAGGCGAATGAGCAGTGGATTCTCTAGGGGTGTTTCCAAATATCGTGGCGTTGCAAG GCACCACCATAATGGTCGATGGGAAGCACGAATTGGACGGGTATTTGGGAATAAGTATCTCTATTTGGGAACTTACA GCACTCAAGAGGAAGCAGCAGCAGCATATGATATGGCAGCAATTGAGTACAGAGGGCCTAATGCAGTAACCAACTTCGACATCAGCAGATATGCAGACAAGTTGAGGAAACTCCGCGAACCGGATATGCTAACAAAGGAGGAAAACACAGATTCCTCTGCTGAAGTGCAATCAAATGAGGTAATTGAACAACATCAACTACCTCTTCAACAAGAAGAGAACCAACTGAGTTTTCAGCAAGAAGAATTAGCTGCAGAACCGATAGGAGTACCAAAGTTAGAGTTTACGCGTCCACTTGATTCTGATGAAGTGACTCAACCAAAagttttgaagttggagtttgCCCCTTCGGTGGACTCTGCTGCTGATAAATTAAAGGCGAAGGACCGCGAGGAGGAAGATGACAACCCGTGGAACATGTACTTGGACGATACATTTgattccttcccaattcccgaCTTCTCTCTTGACAAACCATCGGACTTGATGGATCTTTTCAACAACAGCAGCTTTGACTTCAATTTCTATGAGGAATCAAGTGAGAATGAGTTCAACCTGGACGTATTCTCTGACAGCATGATCATCGACGTGATTGAAGCTAATAACGAGGAAGTGAGGAAGAATCCGACGAATTCTCCTACTTCATCGTCATCCGTGTCAAGAACGCCATCCATTTCTAGCGACATGAAAGATGTTGGAGGTTTGGCATCTTCGGCAATGTAA
- the LOC132063676 gene encoding AP2-like ethylene-responsive transcription factor At1g16060 isoform X1 — protein MKKSPPSPSFCCSSSSSSSSCIEQIHEETEKQKLKPKPNSISKPRPKRAARAKRILNADSPINNSSPRRSSIYRGVTRHRWTGRYEAHLWDKSTWNSIQNKKGRQRAYDSEEAAARTYDLAALKYWGPATTLNFPMETYSKELEEMQRLSKEEYLASLRRMSSGFSRGVSKYRGVARHHHNGRWEARIGRVFGNKYLYLGTYSTQEEAAAAYDMAAIEYRGPNAVTNFDISRYADKLRKLREPDMLTKEENTDSSAEVQSNEVIEQHQLPLQQEENQLSFQQEELAAEPIGVPKLEFTRPLDSDEVTQPKVLKLEFAPSVDSAADKLKAKDREEEDDNPWNMYLDDTFDSFPIPDFSLDKPSDLMDLFNNSSFDFNFYEESSENEFNLDVFSDSMIIDVIEANNEEVRKNPTNSPTSSSSVSRTPSISSDMKDVGGLASSAM, from the exons ATGAAGAAATCTCCTCCATCTCCTTCTTTTTGTtgctcctcttcttcttcatcatcttcatgcATTGAACAAATCCATGAAGAAACAGAGAAGCAAAAACTGAAACCCAAGCCCAATTCAATTTCAAAGCCCAGGCCCAAACGTGCTGCTAGAGCTAAGAGAATTCTAAATGCTGATTCTCCAATTAATAATTCATCTCCAAGAAGAAGCTCCATTTACAGAGGTGTAACaag GCATAGATGGACAGGAAGATATGAAGCTCACCTATGGGACAAGAGTACTTGGAATAGCATTCAGAACAAGAAAGGACGACAAA GAGCTTATGATAGTGAAGAAGCTGCTGCCAGAACTTATGATCTTGCGGCTCTTAAGTACTGGGGTCCCGCAACTACACTTAATTTTCCG ATGGAAACATATAGCAAAGAGCTTGAAGAAATGCAGAGGCTATCAAAGGAAGAGTACTTGGCTTCATTAAGGCGAATGAGCAGTGGATTCTCTAGGGGTGTTTCCAAATATCGTGGCGTTGCAAG GCACCACCATAATGGTCGATGGGAAGCACGAATTGGACGGGTATTTGGGAATAAGTATCTCTATTTGGGAACTTACA GCACTCAAGAGGAAGCAGCAGCAGCATATGATATGGCAGCAATTGAGTACAGAGGGCCTAATGCAGTAACCAACTTCGACATCAGCAGATATGCAGACAAGTTGAGGAAACTCCGCGAACCGGATATGCTAACAAAGGAGGAAAACACAGATTCCTCTGCTGAAGTGCAATCAAATGAGGTAATTGAACAACATCAACTACCTCTTCAACAAGAAGAGAACCAACTGAGTTTTCAGCAAGAAGAATTAGCTGCAGAACCGATAGGAGTACCAAAGTTAGAGTTTACGCGTCCACTTGATTCTGATGAAGTGACTCAACCAAAagttttgaagttggagtttgCCCCTTCGGTGGACTCTGCTGCTGATAAATTAAAGGCGAAGGACCGCGAGGAGGAAGATGACAACCCGTGGAACATGTACTTGGACGATACATTTgattccttcccaattcccgaCTTCTCTCTTGACAAACCATCGGACTTGATGGATCTTTTCAACAACAGCAGCTTTGACTTCAATTTCTATGAGGAATCAAGTGAGAATGAGTTCAACCTGGACGTATTCTCTGACAGCATGATCATCGACGTGATTGAAGCTAATAACGAGGAAGTGAGGAAGAATCCGACGAATTCTCCTACTTCATCGTCATCCGTGTCAAGAACGCCATCCATTTCTAGCGACATGAAAGATGTTGGAGGTTTGGCATCTTCGGCAATGTAA